A stretch of Kaistella flava (ex Peng et al. 2021) DNA encodes these proteins:
- a CDS encoding DUF5606 domain-containing protein: protein MQLEKIISISGKPGLYKLISQLKNGFIIEDVLTKKKVSISNSSQVSLLDNIAMFTQDTEVPLFEVFENLAKNEDYKETISHKASEEDLRALMSKSLPNYDKERVYVSDIKKLAQWYNILHKAGYITPDSFVKAEEASTEDETVIADKKDAKKAAPKTDKVTAPKAKASTSSAKSAPKSTHRKMG from the coding sequence ATGCAGTTAGAAAAAATAATATCAATTTCCGGGAAGCCAGGACTTTACAAATTGATTTCGCAGTTGAAAAACGGGTTTATCATCGAAGATGTATTGACAAAGAAAAAAGTCAGTATTTCTAATTCTTCACAAGTAAGCTTGCTTGATAATATTGCAATGTTTACCCAGGATACTGAAGTTCCTTTGTTTGAAGTATTCGAAAATTTAGCAAAAAATGAGGATTACAAAGAAACCATTTCTCACAAAGCTTCAGAAGAAGATTTAAGAGCTTTGATGTCTAAATCTTTGCCAAATTATGATAAAGAAAGAGTGTATGTTTCTGATATCAAAAAATTGGCTCAATGGTATAATATCCTTCACAAAGCAGGTTATATTACTCCAGACAGTTTTGTAAAAGCAGAAGAAGCTTCGACTGAAGATGAGACTGTAATCGCTGACAAAAAAGATGCAAAAAAAGCAGCTCCGAAGACTGATAAAGTAACTGCTCCAAAAGCAAAAGCTTCAACTTCTTCAGCTAAATCTGCACCTAAAAGTACCCACAGAAAAATGGGATAA
- a CDS encoding Omp28-related outer membrane protein has translation MKKLYFLATAFYLTGFMNANSFNQKPITSKPAADNDIQVVSGKINKFLVAGSETAIRLTIKNVGTNNITSVEFNWNDGTGDHKEKITAYLNVGQQREITHPILTSYTDIASKNITLTITKVNDNADSNPADNNLTVTTSVVSQFLPKKVVFEEGTGTWCGWCPRGMVALDKVNEDYPNDQISIAVHNGDPMVLAAYNAGAAFAGYPGMNVDRELKGVDVSPNSIGNHVATRKLIAAPAKLSGEYSIINNQLTANVAAQFFIVNNNVNYRLAAVVVEDEVQGTASGYRQSNYYAGGGNGPMGGFENLPATVPANQMIYNHVGRALLGGYAGQTGSIPTSVTDEQIVNYTFSYTVPAAYNQEKLSTVLLLLDATDGTILNAVKLDKTALAVNNIKPNAANITLYPNPAKSDFNLKLAADGTYNVVIFDVSGKMVKNYGVVKSNSKTINLPINLTPGKYFVNISQDGNSITKDLLVK, from the coding sequence ATGAAAAAACTTTACTTTCTAGCGACCGCATTCTATCTCACAGGATTTATGAATGCTAATTCCTTTAATCAAAAACCTATAACATCAAAACCTGCTGCAGATAATGATATTCAGGTAGTTAGTGGCAAAATCAATAAATTTTTGGTAGCAGGCAGTGAAACCGCTATCAGACTAACAATAAAAAATGTAGGAACCAACAATATCACCTCAGTAGAATTTAATTGGAATGATGGCACTGGAGATCATAAAGAAAAAATAACAGCCTATTTAAACGTAGGTCAACAAAGAGAAATCACCCATCCTATACTTACCAGTTATACAGATATTGCTTCTAAAAACATTACCTTAACCATTACGAAAGTAAATGATAATGCAGACAGCAATCCTGCTGATAATAATCTTACAGTAACCACGAGTGTCGTTTCACAATTCCTTCCTAAAAAAGTGGTATTTGAAGAAGGAACCGGTACGTGGTGTGGTTGGTGCCCAAGAGGCATGGTCGCATTAGATAAAGTAAATGAAGATTATCCGAATGATCAAATTAGTATTGCCGTTCATAATGGCGACCCGATGGTACTGGCAGCATATAACGCTGGCGCAGCATTCGCAGGTTATCCAGGAATGAACGTAGACAGAGAATTAAAAGGAGTAGACGTATCACCCAATTCAATTGGTAACCATGTTGCAACTAGAAAATTAATAGCAGCTCCCGCAAAACTTTCTGGAGAATACTCAATCATAAATAATCAATTAACAGCTAACGTAGCTGCTCAATTTTTTATTGTCAATAATAATGTTAACTATAGATTAGCAGCAGTTGTAGTAGAAGATGAGGTACAAGGAACAGCTTCTGGATATAGACAAAGTAACTATTATGCTGGCGGTGGCAATGGCCCAATGGGTGGTTTTGAAAACTTACCAGCTACGGTACCAGCAAATCAAATGATTTACAACCATGTTGGCAGAGCTCTATTAGGAGGATATGCCGGACAGACCGGTTCTATTCCTACATCAGTTACGGATGAACAAATTGTTAATTACACCTTTAGTTATACAGTTCCCGCAGCTTATAACCAAGAGAAGTTAAGCACCGTATTACTATTATTAGACGCTACTGATGGTACAATTCTTAATGCTGTTAAACTTGACAAAACTGCTCTAGCCGTAAATAACATCAAACCTAATGCAGCTAATATTACATTATACCCTAACCCAGCTAAGTCCGATTTTAATCTGAAACTTGCTGCAGACGGTACGTACAATGTAGTTATCTTTGATGTGTCTGGTAAAATGGTTAAAAACTATGGTGTCGTAAAATCAAACAGCAAAACAATTAACTTACCTATCAATTTAACTCCTGGTAAATACTTTGTAAATATTTCTCAAGACGGAAATTCAATTACGAAAGACTTATTAGTAAAATAA
- the mazG gene encoding nucleoside triphosphate pyrophosphohydrolase, which produces MNSRQEQLEAFNRLLDIMNDLREKCPWDQKQTLQTLRHLTLEEVYELSDALLNEDLQEIKKELGDVLLHLVFYAKIGSEKGSFDIADVINSLNEKLIFRHPHIYGDVEVKDEEEVKQNWEKLKLKEGNKSVLSGVTKGTPSMVKAYRIQDKVKGIGFEFANAEDAWKKVDEELAEFHAETDLDKKEQELGDVFFSLINYARISGINPDTALERTNNKFIGRFQKMENLALDNNLILADLTLEEMDELWEEAKKTE; this is translated from the coding sequence ATGAACTCCAGACAAGAACAACTCGAAGCTTTCAATCGCTTACTCGATATCATGAATGATCTGCGCGAAAAATGTCCGTGGGATCAAAAGCAAACTTTGCAAACACTCCGTCATTTGACATTAGAGGAAGTGTATGAGCTTTCTGATGCTTTGCTCAATGAGGATCTGCAGGAAATTAAAAAAGAGTTGGGTGATGTTTTATTGCACTTGGTTTTCTATGCTAAAATCGGGTCTGAAAAAGGAAGTTTCGATATCGCAGATGTTATTAATTCTTTAAATGAAAAACTGATTTTCCGTCATCCTCATATTTACGGAGATGTTGAGGTGAAAGATGAAGAAGAAGTAAAACAGAACTGGGAAAAACTGAAACTGAAGGAAGGAAACAAATCGGTGCTTTCCGGCGTTACGAAAGGAACTCCAAGTATGGTAAAAGCGTACAGAATTCAGGATAAAGTAAAAGGAATTGGTTTTGAATTTGCGAATGCTGAAGATGCCTGGAAAAAAGTGGATGAAGAATTGGCCGAGTTTCACGCAGAAACCGATTTGGATAAAAAAGAGCAGGAATTAGGAGATGTCTTTTTCTCGCTCATCAATTACGCCAGAATTTCTGGTATTAATCCAGATACGGCTTTAGAAAGAACGAATAATAAATTCATCGGCAGATTTCAGAAAATGGAGAATCTGGCTTTGGATAATAATTTAATATTGGCAGATTTAACATTGGAGGAAATGGATGAACTTTGGGAAGAAGCCAAGAAAACTGAATAA
- a CDS encoding T9SS-dependent choice-of-anchor J family protein, with the protein MEKYLQQKSLRNNLLSPQKNINNMKKFYFLAAAFFFANTFNAQVHYSENFESGNGANWKYTDLDGDGNNFAVLNASSIYSPFGTKSMTSFSWNNVVLNPDNLVTSTPITLPAGANNLFLKYNLFSQLGSYGAEHYAVYISTNNTPADVIATTPVLEETLPFEGGFQQKTIDLSAYAGQTVYLSYRHFNCSDQYVFLLDDITIETLPADDAKLASASIDKYIAVNSQNEIIYNIKNNGSTIISSVELNWNDGTDHIATAAANIAPGQSAKVSHPTKASYNTVTSKTINLNITKVNNAADPTPADNTGIVNTTVASQVVPKKVVFEEGTGTWCGWCPRGMVALEKVNQDYPNDQISIAVHGGSGAEPMQVAGYVSGAGFTGFPGMNVDRELKGVDPNPSTINSYVIDRKNTPTPVKLSGDFTITGDQLKANVNSKFFMNKTGANFRLAVVVVEDGVKGTTSAYNQSNYYAGGGNGPMGGFENKPSTVPAAQMVYDHVARALLGGYAGQSSSIPTAITDGLSVDYTFNYTIPATYKQDKLGAVLLLIDSNDGTILNATKLDKTALAVTDTKANAANIALYPNPAKSDFNLKLAADGSYNVTIFDISGKVVKDFGTVKSNSKAINLPINLTPGKYFVNISQDGNSTTKELLVK; encoded by the coding sequence ATGGAAAAATATCTACAACAAAAATCATTAAGAAATAATCTTCTAAGTCCCCAAAAAAATATTAATAATATGAAAAAATTCTATTTTTTAGCAGCAGCTTTTTTCTTCGCAAATACTTTCAATGCACAAGTACACTATTCAGAGAATTTTGAATCCGGAAATGGCGCGAACTGGAAGTATACAGATCTTGATGGTGACGGTAATAATTTTGCAGTCCTTAACGCAAGTTCTATTTATTCGCCTTTTGGTACAAAATCAATGACTTCATTCTCATGGAACAATGTTGTTTTAAATCCAGATAATTTAGTAACTTCCACCCCTATCACTTTACCTGCAGGCGCTAATAATCTCTTTCTAAAATATAATCTTTTCTCACAGCTGGGATCTTATGGTGCGGAGCATTATGCGGTATATATTTCTACAAACAATACCCCTGCTGATGTTATCGCAACTACTCCTGTGTTAGAAGAAACATTGCCATTCGAGGGTGGTTTTCAACAAAAAACAATTGATCTTTCTGCCTACGCTGGGCAAACTGTTTATTTGTCTTATCGACATTTTAACTGCTCAGATCAGTATGTTTTTCTTTTAGATGATATCACCATTGAAACACTACCAGCTGATGATGCAAAATTAGCTTCCGCCAGCATTGATAAATATATTGCTGTTAATAGTCAGAATGAGATTATCTACAATATTAAAAACAATGGCTCTACTATTATTTCTTCAGTAGAATTAAACTGGAACGATGGCACTGATCATATTGCGACAGCCGCAGCAAATATTGCTCCCGGACAATCTGCAAAAGTTTCTCACCCTACCAAAGCATCTTATAACACTGTTACATCGAAAACAATCAACCTCAACATTACTAAAGTAAATAATGCTGCAGACCCAACACCTGCTGATAATACAGGAATAGTTAATACCACTGTAGCTTCACAAGTAGTACCTAAAAAAGTAGTATTTGAAGAAGGAACAGGCACATGGTGCGGCTGGTGTCCAAGAGGTATGGTGGCATTAGAAAAAGTAAATCAGGATTATCCAAATGATCAGATTAGTATTGCAGTACATGGAGGATCCGGCGCTGAACCAATGCAGGTAGCTGGTTATGTTTCTGGGGCAGGATTTACAGGTTTCCCAGGAATGAATGTAGATAGAGAGTTAAAAGGGGTTGACCCAAATCCTTCAACAATCAACTCTTATGTTATCGATAGAAAAAACACTCCTACTCCTGTAAAACTATCTGGTGATTTTACGATCACAGGAGATCAACTAAAAGCTAACGTGAACTCCAAGTTCTTTATGAACAAAACAGGGGCTAATTTCAGATTAGCAGTAGTTGTAGTAGAAGACGGTGTTAAAGGAACTACTTCAGCCTATAATCAAAGTAACTATTATGCTGGAGGAGGCAACGGTCCAATGGGTGGTTTTGAAAACAAACCTTCAACAGTCCCTGCTGCTCAGATGGTTTACGATCACGTAGCTCGTGCACTACTAGGAGGTTATGCTGGCCAATCCAGTTCTATTCCTACAGCTATCACTGATGGACTATCAGTTGATTACACCTTTAATTACACGATACCTGCAACTTACAAACAAGATAAGTTAGGTGCTGTATTGTTATTAATTGACAGTAATGATGGCACAATCCTAAATGCTACTAAACTTGACAAAACTGCGCTTGCAGTAACTGACACCAAAGCTAATGCAGCTAATATTGCATTATATCCTAATCCAGCTAAATCTGATTTTAATCTAAAACTTGCTGCAGACGGTTCCTATAATGTAACCATTTTTGATATTTCTGGTAAAGTAGTTAAAGACTTTGGTACAGTAAAATCTAATAGTAAAGCGATTAACTTACCTATTAATTTAACTCCCGGTAAATACTTTGTCAATATTTCTCAGGACGGAAATTCTACCACAAAAGAGCTTCTTGTAAAATAA
- a CDS encoding TlpA family protein disulfide reductase, which produces MRKIVFGLAMMCCVSFNAQSIENIKVKNIKGENIALKDLNNDKPLVLSFWATWCLPCMEELNAVNDNLEEWKKERDFDFIAVSTDDPRTVNKVKTVVNGKNWNFDQVLLDPSQSIKRSLNVNNVPTTLVYFKNKLVYSHVGYAPGDEEELFNKLKQIQ; this is translated from the coding sequence ATGAGAAAAATTGTATTTGGATTAGCAATGATGTGCTGCGTAAGTTTCAATGCCCAGTCTATTGAGAACATCAAAGTGAAAAATATTAAAGGCGAAAATATTGCTTTAAAAGATTTGAACAATGATAAACCTTTAGTTCTAAGTTTTTGGGCAACTTGGTGTTTACCATGCATGGAAGAGCTAAATGCAGTTAATGATAATTTAGAGGAATGGAAGAAAGAAAGAGATTTCGATTTTATTGCAGTTTCTACAGATGATCCCAGAACCGTTAATAAAGTGAAAACCGTTGTAAATGGTAAAAACTGGAATTTTGATCAGGTATTATTAGACCCGTCACAATCGATTAAAAGATCGTTAAACGTTAATAACGTACCAACTACACTCGTATATTTTAAAAACAAATTGGTTTATTCTCATGTCGGATATGCCCCAGGTGATGAAGAAGAATTATTTAATAAATTAAAGCAGATCCAATAA
- a CDS encoding T9SS type A sorting domain-containing protein, with protein sequence MKKLVLLSAFLTCSFALSQMAVKKLDGTIMNDGEVYKYSTYDTNNDMLNFTVANTSPTQSIKVKVLCEALTNTTGEDFEFCFGGNCMPFVMLGMNYPPNGYTIDANSNTGDFDHFWNKKESDQPMSFLFKFYQVDALGNEIGAPVRITYLYDKHLAVSNTSAKSEIVLKNTVVTDFIELDSKNNGTISIFDFTGKLVLNQEVKAGNNKISAQKLAAGVYIVNIVSSNGKISTTKIIKK encoded by the coding sequence ATGAAAAAATTAGTTCTTTTATCTGCATTCTTAACCTGCTCTTTTGCATTATCACAAATGGCAGTAAAAAAATTAGACGGGACAATAATGAACGATGGCGAAGTCTACAAGTACAGCACCTATGATACAAACAATGATATGTTGAATTTTACGGTGGCGAATACCTCACCCACCCAAAGCATCAAAGTTAAAGTACTTTGTGAAGCTCTAACGAATACTACAGGAGAAGACTTCGAATTTTGTTTTGGTGGTAACTGTATGCCTTTTGTAATGTTAGGAATGAACTATCCACCGAATGGCTATACTATTGATGCCAATTCAAACACTGGTGATTTCGACCACTTCTGGAATAAAAAGGAAAGCGATCAACCGATGTCGTTTTTATTTAAATTTTATCAGGTAGATGCATTAGGAAATGAAATCGGTGCACCTGTTAGAATTACGTATTTATACGACAAACATTTGGCTGTGAGTAATACTTCTGCAAAGTCTGAAATCGTGCTAAAAAACACAGTAGTAACAGATTTTATAGAATTAGATTCTAAAAACAACGGTACTATTTCTATTTTTGATTTTACCGGCAAATTAGTTTTAAATCAAGAAGTGAAAGCTGGAAACAATAAAATTAGTGCGCAAAAACTTGCTGCGGGAGTTTATATCGTAAATATAGTAAGTTCTAATGGAAAAATATCTACAACAAAAATCATTAAGAAATAA
- a CDS encoding Omp28-related outer membrane protein, whose protein sequence is MKKTLLLLTMFVLFLNSCAGSESDEGMNIVTYVKLSSSESAVLLGNSIKLIATDNLNNDVTGQSTFYINGELNSDHNIFVPTHIGEYTITAKYQSITTKPLTINSISLTGVNFVHRILFEDFTGTWCGNCPIASARFDKLIEQNNKAVFVGLHGPTVQTDPFTNEASTAFINQLGIWAYPTILINHIAEWSTSNNNYTDVSFPLQYIQPYSKVGIAINTKLESNVISGDFSIAFAADYSNLKTLIYVVEDQIKYPQHNYFNGSGGKPLLYGGLPIVPDYVNHNVLRALLTPVTGEAIPANNSQNNNTYLKNFSYNIPSNFVKENMKIIVAVLNSQNEVINVREAKVNTTNALETL, encoded by the coding sequence ATGAAGAAAACTCTACTATTACTAACTATGTTTGTCTTATTCTTAAATTCATGTGCTGGTTCTGAAAGCGATGAAGGAATGAATATCGTCACTTATGTAAAGCTCTCGTCCAGTGAAAGCGCAGTGTTATTGGGAAATTCCATCAAACTTATCGCAACAGATAATCTTAATAATGACGTGACTGGTCAATCTACTTTCTATATTAATGGTGAGTTAAATTCTGATCACAATATTTTTGTTCCGACTCATATTGGTGAGTACACGATTACAGCAAAATACCAAAGTATCACTACCAAACCTTTAACAATTAATAGTATTTCATTAACAGGCGTTAATTTTGTTCACAGAATATTATTTGAAGATTTCACAGGGACATGGTGTGGCAACTGCCCTATTGCCAGTGCGAGATTTGATAAATTAATTGAGCAAAATAACAAAGCTGTTTTTGTTGGGCTACATGGTCCTACAGTTCAGACTGATCCTTTTACGAATGAGGCTTCTACAGCTTTTATTAATCAATTAGGAATTTGGGCTTATCCCACCATTCTTATTAATCATATCGCAGAATGGAGTACTTCTAATAATAATTATACTGATGTTTCTTTTCCCTTACAATATATTCAGCCTTATAGCAAGGTAGGAATTGCCATTAATACCAAGCTGGAGAGCAACGTAATTTCAGGTGATTTCAGTATTGCATTTGCTGCTGATTATTCAAACCTAAAAACCTTAATATATGTTGTTGAAGATCAGATTAAATATCCTCAACATAATTATTTTAATGGATCGGGAGGTAAACCACTTTTGTACGGCGGTCTTCCAATTGTACCGGACTACGTGAACCACAATGTACTCAGAGCATTATTAACCCCTGTTACCGGAGAAGCGATTCCGGCTAATAACAGCCAAAATAACAATACCTATCTCAAAAACTTCAGTTATAATATTCCAAGCAATTTCGTTAAAGAAAACATGAAAATAATTGTAGCGGTTCTTAATAGCCAAAACGAAGTGATTAATGTTCGTGAAGCTAAAGTTAACACAACGAACGCATTGGAAACATTATAG